The Corallococcus exiguus genome includes a window with the following:
- a CDS encoding urease accessory protein UreD: MIAALPGPERAGVARLAFERSGPRTVVRTALAHSPLRLLTPRNHGHAAWAYTSSFGGGLVDGDHLRLEVDVADGASALLATQGSNRVYRSPNGCRSDLVARVGRDALLAWVPDPTVCFTDARYSQTLDVTLSPGASLVLADVVTAGRSARGERWAFLHYASRLRVAREGRALVDERWVLDPAHGALPERLGRFDALASVLLVGPALKDAREALAARVAGLPVKPRAREVISASPLGEDGLLLRVAAVSLETLLATTRDWLSFLPGLLGDDPWARRV, translated from the coding sequence GTGATTGCCGCTCTTCCCGGCCCGGAGCGCGCGGGCGTCGCGAGGCTCGCGTTCGAACGCTCGGGGCCTCGCACCGTGGTGCGCACCGCGCTGGCGCACAGCCCCTTGCGGCTGCTCACGCCGCGCAACCACGGCCACGCGGCGTGGGCCTATACCAGCTCCTTCGGTGGCGGGCTGGTGGACGGGGACCACCTGCGGCTGGAGGTGGATGTGGCGGACGGCGCGTCGGCGCTGCTCGCGACGCAGGGCTCGAACCGTGTCTACCGCTCGCCCAACGGTTGCCGCAGTGACCTCGTCGCGCGCGTGGGCCGGGACGCGCTGCTGGCGTGGGTGCCGGACCCCACCGTCTGCTTCACCGACGCCCGCTATTCACAGACATTGGATGTGACGCTTTCGCCGGGCGCGTCGCTGGTGCTCGCGGACGTGGTGACGGCGGGGCGGAGCGCCCGGGGCGAGCGCTGGGCCTTCCTGCACTACGCCTCGCGCCTGCGCGTCGCGCGGGAAGGGCGCGCGTTGGTGGATGAGCGGTGGGTGTTGGACCCCGCGCACGGCGCGCTGCCCGAGCGGCTGGGCCGCTTCGACGCGCTGGCGTCCGTGCTGCTGGTAGGGCCCGCGTTGAAGGATGCTCGGGAGGCCCTGGCCGCGCGCGTGGCGGGCCTGCCGGTGAAGCCTCGCGCCCGGGAGGTCATCTCCGCCAGCCCCCTGGGCGAGGACGGACTGCTGCTGCGCGTAGCGGCCGTGTCGTTGGAGACGCTGCTGGCCACCACGCGCGACTGGCTGTCCTTCCTACCGGGCCTGCTGGGTGACGACCCGTGGGCCCGGCGGGTGTGA
- a CDS encoding kinetochore Spc7 family protein — protein sequence MKSFKAGFPKTPKAPPAPPKTTNTVAQPTFSKPGTTGAKPSTPTASPTASPTASPTGSPSVSRPTTPTGTTPQGDAFKPTGSPQASSSRPTIDANSLQGPQMQSPNLSESDIADMALGRTPGKGKAMTPSPQIQKIVEQMKLENPGADVLRYTDQSSHPMLKQPNMPAGTDAGVCSAMTSEWIRTGKEAGGDPMKGSQAFGKLTDNHFGKLIDKQHAEHLQSDALTKLNGAHMADIDKLQGSVKELQGKSAQRKEINELLTNPDLSPEERQGLKAKRSELTQEIKTGMAQLNQDKDAIAQKQESISHLVDDFRTGRGGGHPGVKVQDFEPITHDTFAQKLYDGTKDNGHYRIGLRKSGESAEGHVLGLHKTDGPNRLLDANTAEWKTNNHKDAVNLTADHVSELYKNYSTFDITRY from the coding sequence ATGAAGAGCTTCAAGGCCGGCTTCCCCAAGACGCCCAAGGCGCCTCCCGCCCCACCGAAGACGACGAACACGGTGGCCCAGCCGACCTTCTCGAAGCCGGGCACGACGGGCGCGAAGCCGTCGACCCCCACCGCGTCGCCCACGGCCTCGCCCACCGCGTCGCCCACGGGCTCGCCGAGTGTCTCCCGGCCGACGACTCCCACCGGCACGACGCCCCAGGGTGACGCGTTCAAGCCGACCGGCAGCCCCCAGGCGTCTTCGTCGCGCCCGACCATCGACGCGAACTCGCTCCAGGGTCCGCAGATGCAGTCGCCCAACCTCTCCGAGAGCGACATCGCGGACATGGCCCTGGGCCGCACGCCGGGCAAGGGCAAGGCCATGACGCCGAGCCCTCAAATCCAGAAGATCGTCGAGCAGATGAAGCTGGAGAATCCGGGCGCGGACGTGCTGCGCTACACGGACCAGAGCAGCCACCCGATGCTGAAGCAGCCGAACATGCCCGCGGGCACGGACGCGGGCGTGTGCAGCGCGATGACCTCCGAGTGGATCCGCACCGGCAAGGAGGCGGGTGGTGACCCGATGAAGGGCTCGCAGGCGTTCGGCAAGCTGACGGACAACCACTTCGGGAAGCTCATCGACAAGCAGCACGCGGAGCACCTGCAGAGCGACGCGCTCACGAAGCTGAACGGCGCGCACATGGCCGACATCGACAAGCTCCAGGGCAGCGTGAAGGAGCTCCAGGGCAAGAGCGCGCAGCGCAAGGAGATCAACGAGCTGCTCACCAACCCGGACCTCTCGCCGGAGGAGCGCCAGGGGTTGAAGGCGAAGCGCAGCGAGCTGACCCAGGAAATCAAGACGGGGATGGCGCAGCTCAACCAGGACAAGGACGCCATCGCCCAGAAGCAGGAGTCCATCTCCCATCTGGTGGACGACTTCCGCACGGGCCGTGGCGGCGGCCACCCGGGCGTGAAGGTGCAGGACTTCGAGCCCATCACCCACGACACCTTCGCGCAGAAGCTGTACGACGGCACGAAGGACAACGGCCACTACCGCATCGGCCTGCGCAAGTCGGGCGAGTCCGCGGAGGGCCACGTGCTGGGCCTGCACAAGACGGACGGCCCGAACCGCCTGCTGGACGCGAACACCGCCGAGTGGAAGACGAACAACCACAAGGACGCGGTCAACCTGACGGCGGATCACGTCAGCGAGCTGTACAAGAACTACAGCACGTTCGACATCACCCGCTACTAG